In one Solanum lycopersicum chromosome 11, SLM_r2.1 genomic region, the following are encoded:
- the LOC138339303 gene encoding uncharacterized protein, with translation MLLPVFPAKGGEKGEEEGEKKRQEGREEKGRERGRSGADGREREREKRWPAADFAGAATGRLTSSERRRGEKERGKRGEKEKMEAGRGRRTGREAAGEGWRQRALPPLDDGLAGRKKEEGGAAMERERVAAAKERGRRMG, from the coding sequence ATGCTGCTGCCGGTTTTTCCTGCAAAAGGAGGAGAGAAAGGGGAAGAGGAAGGGGAAAAGAAGAGACAGGAGGGGAGAGAGGAGAAGGGGAGAGAAAGAGGGAGAAGCGGGGCCGAtgggagagaaagagaaagggaGAAGAGGTGGCCAGCGGCTGACTTCGCCGGAGCTGCCACTGGTCGCCTGACTTCGTCGGAGAGGAGAAGGGGAGAGAAGGAAAGAGGGAAGAgaggagagaaagaaaagatggAGGCGGGGAGAGGAAGAAGGACGGGAAGGGAGGCGGCTGGAGAGGGGTGGCGACAGAGGGCATTGCCACCTCTGGATGATGGCCTCGCCGGCCGGAAAAAGGAAGAAGGAGGAGCGGCgatggagagagagagagtggcGGCTGCCAAGGAGAGGGGGAGAAGAATGGGTTag